Proteins encoded together in one Etheostoma cragini isolate CJK2018 chromosome 11, CSU_Ecrag_1.0, whole genome shotgun sequence window:
- the LOC117952703 gene encoding transmembrane protein 50B isoform X1 — MAGFLDSFRWPECECIDWGERRNAVASIVSGVLFFTGWWIMIDAAVTYPSQEQMNHAFHTCGVFSTIAFFMINAVSNGQVRGDTYGEGCLGRTGARLWLFIGFMMMFGSLIASIWILFGGYVVPKKEVAPGLAVFFQNAFIFFSTLIYKFGRTEDLWG; from the exons ATGGCAGGTTTTCTGGATAGCTTCCGCTGGCCAGAGTGTGAATGCATCGACTGGGGGGAGAGGAGGAACGCAGTGGCTTCTATTGTCTCTGGAGTTCTG TTCTTCACAGGCTGGTGGATCATGATTGACGCAGCAGTGACGTATCCATCTCAGGAGCAGATGAACCATGCATTCCACACATGTGGCGTCTTCTCCACCATAGCATTCTTCAT gaTAAATGCAGTTTCTAATGGCCAGGTGAGAGGAGACACATATGGAGAAGGCTGCCTTGGCCGGACAG GAGCTCGTCTCTGGTTGTTTATCGGCTTCATGATGATGTTTGGCTCGCTCATCGCTTCCATCTGGATCCTTTTCGGTGGCTACGTGGTGCCAA AGAAAGAAGTGGCCCCCGGGCTGGCTGTGTTCTTTCAGAACGCCTTCATCTTTTTTAG
- the LOC117952703 gene encoding transmembrane protein 50B isoform X2, whose product MHRLGGEEERSGFYCLWSSGQWLKYWSFFTGWWIMIDAAVTYPSQEQMNHAFHTCGVFSTIAFFMINAVSNGQVRGDTYGEGCLGRTGARLWLFIGFMMMFGSLIASIWILFGGYVVPKKEVAPGLAVFFQNAFIFFSTLIYKFGRTEDLWG is encoded by the exons ATGCATCGACTGGGGGGAGAGGAGGAACGCAGTGGCTTCTATTGTCTCTGGAGTTCTGGTCAGTGGCTGAAATATTGGAGT TTCTTCACAGGCTGGTGGATCATGATTGACGCAGCAGTGACGTATCCATCTCAGGAGCAGATGAACCATGCATTCCACACATGTGGCGTCTTCTCCACCATAGCATTCTTCAT gaTAAATGCAGTTTCTAATGGCCAGGTGAGAGGAGACACATATGGAGAAGGCTGCCTTGGCCGGACAG GAGCTCGTCTCTGGTTGTTTATCGGCTTCATGATGATGTTTGGCTCGCTCATCGCTTCCATCTGGATCCTTTTCGGTGGCTACGTGGTGCCAA AGAAAGAAGTGGCCCCCGGGCTGGCTGTGTTCTTTCAGAACGCCTTCATCTTTTTTAG